The nucleotide window TCATCATCGGGGCCGAAGACGATATGGCGATCAGCCTGATGCGCGAACTGTATGCGCCTTTCCAGCGCAGCCATGATCGCATCATCATGATGGATATACGCAGCGCAGAACTCACCAAGTACGCCGCCAACGCCATGCTGGCTACGCGAATCAGCTTCATGAACGAACTGGCCAATCTGGCTGAATCACTGGATGCAGATATCGAACTGGTGCGCAAAGGTATCGGTTCCGACCCCCGGATCGGCTTTCAGTTTCTGTACCCCGGCGTGGGATATGGCGGATCCTGCTTTCCCAAAGATGTGCAGGCGCTGGTGCAGACGGCACGTGACAACGGTCATGAACTGCGTGTACTGCAAGCCGTCGAGCAGGCCAACGATGCGCAGAAACATGTGCTGACCAAGAAACTGGTACGGCAGCTTGGCGACAAGCTGAGCGGCAAGTCGCTGGCACTTTGGGGACTGTCGTTCAAGCCTGATACCGATGATATGCGGGATGCCCCGAGCTTGGTCGTCATTGCAGATCTGCTCGCCCTTGGCGCAACCATTCGCGCCTACGACCCCATCGCCGCCCACGAGGCCCAGCGCTTGCTCGGTCAGAATCCCCGCATTACTTATTGCGAAACTGCGATGGATGCGGTGGAGGGTGCCGATGCGCTGATCATCGTGACGGAATGGAAAGAGTTCCGGGTGATCGACTTTGAGGCCGTAAGGTCAAGACTGAAGCAGCCTTATATCTTCGATGGTCGCAATCTCTATGAGCCTGCAGCTACCCAACGGGCAGGATTGCATTATTTCCCTATCGGCAGAAAGTCCGGCTAGCACACTGGCAACACAGACCCGCACTGGCCAATAGGCCGGCGGGTCTGTTGCTTGATTGGCTAGCCCAGCACCAGCGCCGGGGTATCAATCTTCCTCACGACCCATTGGTTGGGCGGTGCCATGACGTGCATATAGTAGGAAGGCAATTCGCTGACCAACCTTGTCGGTCCTGGCCAGGATGGCACATCGTCAAATACGATGAACCCGCCATCTTTCACATAAGCCGACCACAACTCAAAATCCTTACGCACCGCGTGATAGGCATGGTCTGCATCAACGAACAGCACATCAACCTGACGATCCAGTGGCCAGTGCTTGGCGGCCTCATGCGTTGTCATGCGCATCGGGGTCACATATTGACCTAGCCCTCGTGTCGCTAGATTGGCTTTGAACTCGTTGAAAAGCTGATCGGGCTCATAGTCTCGCAACAGCTCGGCGTGCAAGTCTTCGTTCTGGCTGCCTTGCCACGTATCTACTGCCCACACATGGCCATTGCCACGATCCTGAACAGCGGAGGCGAGCCAACAGGTTGAGCGCCCCTTCCAGGAGCCCAGTTCAACTACGACAGGATTGTCGCCAACATGGTTGAGCACAATGTCGTACAACACCGCACCCGCACCGATCAGCAGCCAACCCTGAATGTCGCTGACGCTTTCCTCTATGGCTTTGAGCCTGTTCTCAAGGCGCTGCTCGTCACTTACCACCATGGTTATACATCCTTTGCAAACAGCTGCTTGAAGTAGCTGATGGTCTGCGCCAGCCCCTGCTCCACATCGACCCGTGGTGCCCAATTGAGCTGAGTACTGGCAAGAGAAATCGCTGGTCGTCTTTGCTTGGGATCGTCTTGGGGCAAAGGCATGTGTTTCAGCTGAGACCGGCTGCCCGTCAAACGAATGACTTCCTGGGCCAGTTGCACCATCGTCAATTCGATCGGGTTGCCCAGATTGATCGGGCCGGTAATGCCGGCGGGCGAGTTCATCATTGCCACCAGACCCTCTATCAGATCTGAGACAAAACAGAATGAACGGGTCTGCATGCCGTCGCCATAGAGCGTGATGTCTTCGCCACGCAAAGCCTGAACGATGAAATTGCTGACTACGCGTCCGTCGTCCGGGTGCATCCTTGGCCCGTATGTATTGAATATCCGGACCACCTTGATATCCACGCCGTGCTGGCGGTGATAATCAAAAAACAGCGTTTCCGCACAGCGCTTGCCTTCATCGTAGCAACTGCGGATACCAATCGGATTGACCTTCCCCCAGTATGACTCGGTCTGTGGGTGCTCTTCAGGATCACCATACACTTCGGAGGTCGAAGCCTGAAGAATGGTTGCGCCAACGCGTTTGGCCAGACCCAGCATGTTGATCGCGCCGTGTACGCTGGTTTTCAGCGTTTGGACGGGGTCGTGCTGATAGTGAACCGGGCTTGCCGGGCAGGCCAAGTTATAGATCTGATCCACTTCCACATAGAGCGGAAATGTCACGTCGTGACGCATGACCTCGAAGTGGGAGTTCCCCATTAAATGGGCGACATTGCGCTTCGTGCCGGTAAAGAAGTTGTCGACACACAAGACCTCATGGCCATCCGCCAGAAGGCGCTCACACAAATGAGAGCCGAGGAACCCGGCCCCGCCTGTTACCAAAATGCGCTTGCTCATGATTCGTCGCCCTTATTCTGCTTGCTGACCTGATGACGCCACAGTTGCGTATACACCGCTTCCAAGTCACGCGT belongs to Chitinimonas sp. BJYL2 and includes:
- a CDS encoding UDP-glucose/GDP-mannose dehydrogenase family protein; the encoded protein is MLRILTPWRTGPVRLQTIRARPHFELNMKVTVIGTGYVGLVTGACIADMGNEVVCFDINEGKIQRLNEGEIPIYEPGLQAMVARNVAAGRLSFTTDVAASVAHGQLQFIAVGTPPGKNGGADLDQVLTAAANIGRHMTDYKVIIDKSTVPVGTADRVRQTVEAQLNERGMAMPFSVVSNPEFLKEGAAIDDFMKPDRIIIGAEDDMAISLMRELYAPFQRSHDRIIMMDIRSAELTKYAANAMLATRISFMNELANLAESLDADIELVRKGIGSDPRIGFQFLYPGVGYGGSCFPKDVQALVQTARDNGHELRVLQAVEQANDAQKHVLTKKLVRQLGDKLSGKSLALWGLSFKPDTDDMRDAPSLVVIADLLALGATIRAYDPIAAHEAQRLLGQNPRITYCETAMDAVEGADALIIVTEWKEFRVIDFEAVRSRLKQPYIFDGRNLYEPAATQRAGLHYFPIGRKSG
- a CDS encoding class I SAM-dependent methyltransferase, whose amino-acid sequence is MVVSDEQRLENRLKAIEESVSDIQGWLLIGAGAVLYDIVLNHVGDNPVVVELGSWKGRSTCWLASAVQDRGNGHVWAVDTWQGSQNEDLHAELLRDYEPDQLFNEFKANLATRGLGQYVTPMRMTTHEAAKHWPLDRQVDVLFVDADHAYHAVRKDFELWSAYVKDGGFIVFDDVPSWPGPTRLVSELPSYYMHVMAPPNQWVVRKIDTPALVLG
- a CDS encoding UDP-glucuronic acid decarboxylase family protein — translated: MSKRILVTGGAGFLGSHLCERLLADGHEVLCVDNFFTGTKRNVAHLMGNSHFEVMRHDVTFPLYVEVDQIYNLACPASPVHYQHDPVQTLKTSVHGAINMLGLAKRVGATILQASTSEVYGDPEEHPQTESYWGKVNPIGIRSCYDEGKRCAETLFFDYHRQHGVDIKVVRIFNTYGPRMHPDDGRVVSNFIVQALRGEDITLYGDGMQTRSFCFVSDLIEGLVAMMNSPAGITGPINLGNPIELTMVQLAQEVIRLTGSRSQLKHMPLPQDDPKQRRPAISLASTQLNWAPRVDVEQGLAQTISYFKQLFAKDV